In a genomic window of Helianthus annuus cultivar XRQ/B chromosome 10, HanXRQr2.0-SUNRISE, whole genome shotgun sequence:
- the LOC110880488 gene encoding caffeic acid 3-O-methyltransferase-like, giving the protein MDSYKMSEEEEGLLRVNQITMGMLLPMVIKTAIELDLFEIMAKTPGGNFSSFDLASSLPRQTQETPVLIERILRFLASHSVVTSTVVKDEHGGSKNLYGMTALSYNFVRRQDGTSHASSLLFINDKVLVNSWLGHAVWGLG; this is encoded by the exons ATGGACTCTTACAAGAtgtccgaggaagaggaagggctACTAAGAGTGAATCAAATAACCATGGGAATGCTTCTTCCTATGGTCATTAAAACTGCCATAGAACTCGATCTCTTTGAGATCATGGCAAAGACTCCTGGTGGCAACTTCTCTTCTTTTGATCTTGCTTCTAGTCTTCCTAGACAAACCCAGGAGACCCCGGTGTTAATTGAACGAATTCTTCGGTTTCTCGCCAGCCACTCGGTTGTCACGTCAACCGTAGTAAAGGATGAACATGGAGGTTCTAAGAACTTATATGGCATGACAGCCTTGTCCTATAACTTTGTCCGAAGGCAAGACGGGACGTCGCATGCTTCATCCCTTCTCTTTATCAACGATAAAGTACTTGTTAATTCTTG GTTAGGTCATgcggtatggggcttgggttga